TAGATATAATCGTCTTTTGTAATCCAATTTTTTAAGCGAAATCCTTTCGCGAATATGACCCTTTGTTTAAAAACCTCTAATTAAGCTTAAAATCATACCTTATGCGTATTGTTGCGGAATCGTTGTCCTGTAATTAATTCCATTGCATTTTACATTAAATATTGGTATAACAAGCTCTACGTAATAAATAAATAGACTCGAAGCTTTTGGTGTTTTCACCGCATCGAGTATTATGATAGTTTTTGTCGATTCACGATCCCACAAGGGGACAATACCCAGAAAAATTTACTTATAAATTTTATGAGTGTGAACGATAAACGAATATAGGAGGGGTGGCTGAGTGGTCGAAAGCAGCCGCCTGCTAAGCGGCTGATTGGGTAACACCGATCCCAGGGTTCGAATCCCTGCCCCTCCGTACTGATACTGTAAAAGTCTTGTGTGTAACAACAAGAGTTTTACGTAGTAGAAGTGTCCCCCCCGCTTCATGATTTTGGAGGCGGAGCCCGAGAAAATCTGGGGGGGATTATATTGAATGCGACCTAAGAAATCGCATAGCGATTTAGATGTTTTAAGCAGAAGATAGACTTAAGGTTTTCAATATTTTCACCGCGTCGGTGGAAAATCCCACTGACCGCGGTGTAGGTTTCTTCAAAGTTTAGAAGTCCGAAGATCAGAGATTTTATAGTGTTTATACGATCAACGATCAACGAATATGCGGAGGTGCTCTATGGTGAAAAGTAATGGGTACATACCTTCTTACGGTAGCTTACTAGAGTTAAACACCAGTCGTGTGATTTTGGATGCTATTGATCCAGACACCTTGACCGATATTGTAAATAATTATCTTGATTTACTTGATACTTCGGCAGCTGTTTATGAACCAAACGGGGACTATGCTTTAGGTATGTTTTCTTCTGGTTGGTGTCAGTGCCTTGACCAAGCATCACGTAACTTATGCGGCACAGATGACAATAAAAAAGCATTAGATTCAGGAAAATGGCTTTGCCATGAGTCTTGCTGGGTGGATGCATCTAAAGTATCTATACAAAGAGAAGAACCCGTTGATATTGAATGTCGTGGGGGAATCAGATTATATGCGGTACCGATTAAAGCGGGAAAAGAAGTTGTAGGTGCTATTAATTTTGGGTATGGCACTCCCCCTCAAGACAAGAAAAAAATAAGGGAAATCGCAGAAAAATATGGTGCTGATCCAAAAGAACTGATCAAACTGGCAAGGGCGTATAAGGTTCGTACACCATTTGCGATTGAAGCTGCAAAAAAACAGCTCCATACAACGGCAAAATTGATTGGTGAGATTATAGAGCGAAAAAAGATTGAATGTGAACTAAAAGACAAAATGCGTGAGTTAGAGATTTTTAATAAAATGGCTGTTGGCAGGGAGCTCAGGATGGCCGAGATAAAAGAAGAAAATGAGCAGCTTAAGAAGAAAATAGAGAATAGTAACTAGTAGCATTCAACTAAAAACTCAAAAAGGAGGGTGTACTATGACGGAAGAGAAGAAAGAAGGCGTAAAAACAGTATTAGGTGTTGGAGAGAATATTGAAGGGTTATTATGTTATTTTTTGACTTTTGTATCCGCAGTATTTTTCTTATTAGTTGAAAAAGAGAATAAGTTTGTCAGATTTCATGCTATGCAGTCGTTGGTTACTTTTGTAGGCATATCAATATTAGTGGCTATTACAACAATAATTCCGATTTTAATACCAATTGCTCTTATTATAATGGTGGTCTCAACAATTCTCTGGCTTGTATTAATGTTCGCAGCGTTTTCCGGTAAGAAGTTTAAACTTCCATTTATTGGCGAGTACTGCGAAAAACAAATCGAAAAGTAAGTTTACCACATTATGCGCCCATAGCTCAGTGGATTAGAGCATCTGCCTACGAAGCAGAGGGTCGGAGGTTCAAGTCCTCTTGGGCGCATATTTACATTGGTGCCGTATGATTGATCTAGAATCAGATGAATATTTTATGCGGGAGGCGCTTAAAGAGGCTGACCGTGCATTTGAAAAAGGCGAGGTTCCGGTAGGGGCAGTAGTTGTACTGGAAAAAAAGATCATAGCCAGAGCGCACAATCAAGTCGAACTCCTCAAAGATGCTACTGCACATGCAGAGATCCTTGCACTTACTCAAGCGGCAAATACTATAGACAATTGGCGTCTTATAAATACTACGTTATATGTTACAAAAGAACCCTGCTTTATGTGTGCGGGAGCATTAGTAAACGCGCGTGTTAAAAGATTGGTGTTTGGTGCGAGAGACCCAAAATCAGGTGGGGCGGGATCAGCTCTTAATATTGTGCAAGATGTAAGACAAAACCATATGATCGAAGTGGAGGGTGGTGTTCTCGAAGAGCCATCAAAATTATTATTGCAAGAATTTTTTAGGATACAGAGGTCTAAGAGTAATAATTAGTTTGGAAAGGTGTTACGTCTTTTCACCGCCCCGATATATCGGGGCGGTGGAGGACAATCGTTGTAGGAAGATTTTCATGGATACGGTGTCTGTAATGTTTTTGCTATGAACCATGAACTATGAACGAATTACGGAAAGGTGCCAGAGCGTAGTGATACCGGAAAAGACGAGTTCTAAAAGAAACGAGTATTTTTCAGGGTAGAACTATCCCCCCTGTATTATGATTTTGGAGGCGAAGCCCGAGAAAATCTAGGGGGGAGTTGAATTGCTTTGTGCGGAGTAAAAATTGTTTATAATAAGGAAAGGTGCCAGAGCGGTTGAATGGGGCGGTCTCGAAAACCGTTGACCTGAAAAGGTCCCAGGGTTCGAATCCCTGCCTTTCCGCCAAAATGAAAGGCAGTTCTTTTGAACTGACATTTGTTTTGGTGGAAGGTATGGTGAGAACTTTGATTGTAAAAAGGGTTCGTTCCGACCAGATTGGTAGCCCGATTATTTAGAGGATAGATTTGCGAAGCAAATCTTTATCCCTGCCTTTCCGCCAGATGCTAATAATTCACACCGCCCCGATTAATCGGGGCGGTGGGGAGTGAGGAGAATATAATGATTAACACAGCAAAAAAAAGATATAGGTTCAGAATTGTTGTTCCGGCTTATCCGGCATTCAATATTTATTCCCGCATTGCTCGGGAGACGACTGCGCTTGGACCGGTATGCGTTGCCAGTTCTGCACGTGAAATGGAAAAGTGGGATGTTGAGGTTATTGATGAAAATAATCTCCGCAGATATGGGCCGAAGAAAGATTCAGGTCACGCAGATCACGAGTTTTTGGAACAGATTAGACCGGTGGACGTTGTTGGATTGTATGGCGGTTTAACAAGTACGATTCCAAGGCTATATGAAATAGCTCGTTTCTATAAAGATAAAGGGATAATCACTATTGCCGGTGGACAGCATTTCGTTGATGAGAATATATCCGAAGCGTTACACTCCTGCATTGATTATGTTGTTATTGGTGAAGCGGAAGAGACGATTAAAGAGCTTCTGCTTGTGAT
This portion of the Candidatus Ancaeobacter aquaticus genome encodes:
- a CDS encoding PocR ligand-binding domain-containing protein, coding for MVKSNGYIPSYGSLLELNTSRVILDAIDPDTLTDIVNNYLDLLDTSAAVYEPNGDYALGMFSSGWCQCLDQASRNLCGTDDNKKALDSGKWLCHESCWVDASKVSIQREEPVDIECRGGIRLYAVPIKAGKEVVGAINFGYGTPPQDKKKIREIAEKYGADPKELIKLARAYKVRTPFAIEAAKKQLHTTAKLIGEIIERKKIECELKDKMRELEIFNKMAVGRELRMAEIKEENEQLKKKIENSN
- the tadA gene encoding tRNA adenosine(34) deaminase TadA; amino-acid sequence: MIDLESDEYFMREALKEADRAFEKGEVPVGAVVVLEKKIIARAHNQVELLKDATAHAEILALTQAANTIDNWRLINTTLYVTKEPCFMCAGALVNARVKRLVFGARDPKSGGAGSALNIVQDVRQNHMIEVEGGVLEEPSKLLLQEFFRIQRSKSNN